Below is a genomic region from Miscanthus floridulus cultivar M001 chromosome 1, ASM1932011v1, whole genome shotgun sequence.
GAGCACGAGGTCCTGGCGAACAGGGACCGGAAGAAGGCCCGGGACGCCAGCAGCTTCGCGTGCACCGTCCGCGCCGCCTTCCTGCGGCGGGAGCACTCGGTGCGTAGCCTCGCCACCGGCTGCGTGTCGTCGTCGCGGCACCCAGCGGAGTGCGAGTGCTGCAGCGGCGCCACTGTCGCGGCGCTCCTcctgccggcgccgccgccgacgccgacgtcaaCCTCCTGCGCCTTGCGGCCAGGCCTCGGTGGCGCGGCCTTGTGCGGGGCAGCcgccggcggctgcggcggctgcAGCCTGCCCCGGCATAGAAGCTCGTCCGCCGCGCCACTCCGGCGCACCTGGAACTCGAACTCCCCGCACGAGCTGAGATCCAGGTCGATGTACTCCTCCTCCACGAACGAACACACGCTAGCCATTGCGTCGCCGCAGTGCTGAGCCGTGGCTCTGGGGCACATTGCTTGCTCCGACGATGGGGCGGGCGAATTGGGGGAGAAGATGGGTTAATATGGGGGGAGGCAGCGTCAGGGGTTTGAAAAAATTTATGGGCAAGCAATGGCAGTGGCCACTggccagcggcagcggcagtgTGGCAGGCTGGGTTGGGCAGGGAGGGATCCAAGAAAACAGaatggggtgtgtgtgtgtgtggggtggggttgggggggggggggggggggggggtaggcaATGATTCCAGGGTTTGTCTTGTACTCACCTCACTCCACAGTCACTGTACAGCTCCAACTCCAGTTTTGCTCACCTTTCTTGGTGAACACTTGGGTATTTGTACTGTGTGATGCACTGGGTATTGTACACTGTACAGTATGGTGCACTCCTCCCATGCTCTACCACAATTACCAAAGCAGACTATGACCAGATTTATGTACTTGTGAGATTGCATTAATCACACAAACAGTACTGTGTCCTGCATGGCTCAAATTTTGGTTGAAGAATGAAGAGGGTCAGTGGTGGGGGATGATGAGTTCTTGGCTGTTACTTGGCACTGCTGCGCATTTTCTTTCACAGGTGGTGTCAGAATCAAAGTCAGCAGAAACTACTGGGAGAAAGGGCTGAGAGCTTCTTTTGTTCGCCTGCGTTCTTTTAGGGTGTGATTGGTTGCTTCGGCATTAGTGATCTGGGATGGGGGCTCTGTGCAGACTCTTTCCAGCCATAATGGAAACATGCaagtgggtgtgtttggttgcatcCGAGTACAGGATACCGGATGACCTGCATCGTGTTTGGTTCCCTGTTTGCACCGTTTTGGTGTATGAACTGGTGATTCCAGGTCTTGTTTGGTTGGCCGCATTGCCCCAGGTCTGAGTACCCATGTATGAGTTTGGTGTGGTTACCACCCGCTATTGCAGAATGAAGAACAATAGAAGAAAACAGAGATAACTTTATCTTAGTTTAATAAGCTTGGCATTGACAATGACCTTAGAGCTTTTAATGACATAAACATGACAATAGTACTCCCAGCAAATTATGAACAACAAAAGTCACAGTTTCTCACAAGGTCATTGTCTTTACACATGTTCATGGCATTTTGAAACCATCACAGGCAATATGAAACAATTAGAGGCACCTACAACAATGCTTAGCAATGAAAAAGACAAGCACCATCAAAATAaacgaccgaaccaaagcaatagcCAGCAACCAAGGTATTTTAGGGCTTGATTAGTTGCCCGAAGCACTACAAGGAGGCATTTTAGGGCATAGACCCTAGGCTCCTTTCCCCGATAGATAACATACCAAGCCATGGCATTTTGAGCATCACAGACAGTTGTAACAACGAGCAAGAACGAACCACAGGAGCACCAACAACAAAAAATACTGCACCACAGCCACAACAAATAACACCAATTTGTTCCTGACCACCTTTGGTGGAGGATTGATAAAAACTTTGTCATCTTCATAACCCATGAACTCCAAGTATGATGCTTTTGCCTCTTCTTTGTTAGGGAagctcttgtagctgttgtttttaAAACCAGTTACCTGGGCATTGCATCTAGCCCAGGTTGCATATACCCCAGGAACTCTGCCACGGTacacaacataccaagccatTTTCCCCTTAAAAACACATAAAAGCAAGTATAAGATGTTGATAAGATGAGGGGTAGTTCAATCGATTTGcctcagatttaattgccttttcatttgaccttgaacttggagcttaagaaacatagacagCAACAAAGCTCAAATAGAtagtagaaaaccaagatcatgatATGCATGAAACCATGCAGCCCAGCCATCAGATCATCACAACCGCCCAGCTGTTGCTTGGGcatggatgtctcacatggtttgatgataaccatgagaagcataagcagaagatagaagaaacaatgctccagtacctcacaagtccaaggtcatcaatgtgcataatccattactcaaACTGGCACTGTTATCTTCATATGTATGAAAAGGATCTCACAATTGTATCGGCCTCAGTCAAAAAAATGGTTGACATCATAAGCACAAAAAAACGTAGGCCTCAGCTAATGTAAACTAACTTATGATCATCTTGTAAGCTAACTGTAATCATCCCAGGtggcaaataagaacacaaattgctAAGGCAAATTCATGGCTCCCATGAAAGCATGGGACACGTCCATCCTAGCCATCCGGTAGGTATGCCTACAACAGTTGCTTTGCAATGGACGTATCCCATGGTTTGATGACAGACATGAGAAAACACAAGAAGACAATAAAGTACCAACAGGAAGAATACCCACAGCCACCTCAGATTGCTATAGTTTACATCATCGGCCAAATAGGAACTCCAACAATAAGAATAATAAGAACAATAACAACATCTAAAATGTCTCAGATCAACTAAGTGACAATCCAAGGTATTTTAGGGCTCAGATCAACTAAGTGATAATCCATCACCCATTGTTAATGTCTACACCACACACATCAACAAAAGCCTCACATCCATCACCATGGCTCCTATGCTATTCCAAACTAGGTGCAGCCTTGGTCAGGCGGCAAATGGTTCTTTGTAGCATCAAATGAGGTCAGTGCTACACATCAAAATACTTCCTACAGTATAAGACAGTTAGCATGGCTACATGCAAAAGTGGAGAGGCCAACTCATATGCATCTAAGCAAAGTAGGTTGTGCTCAGGTAAGTCCTAAGCCACGAGATCCTATGAGCCTCTGTCATCTAAACAAAGCAAAGTCCCTCAGCCTTGTTCTTTAGCAGGTACAAGGCAAACATGAGTGCCTCCTGTGAGTACCTAGGGTAGTCCATAACATAGCTATAAAGATCCTGATGCACCTCATTGTGCTGTGGAGTCTTGAGGGAGACTCCACAGCCTTGATCATTCCATTCATGAGGTCTATTTCCTCTGAGGCAAGCTTCCTTCTCTTGTCACCCCTTTCCTCCTGGCCCTTGGCATCAAAACCCTTAGAGCCTTCCATACCAGAAGGAGTTCCCTTTTCAGAACCAGCCTCTGTGCCAACTAAGTTAGTAATGTCCTCAACGACATCAATATCACCTTAGCCAATGCCAGTCGGAGTACCTAGAGGTTCATTTGAGCCCATTGCATACTTGCCTATGGCCTGGTTACCACCAAAGATGGCCTCCATCTAAACATAGTTCTCTATTGGTGTGTTCAAGAACTTAGCATCAGCAGGATGGTCCTAGTTAGTGAAACAGATGTAACTATTAGATATAGGTGagcaaaataaaagaaaagggatAGCTAAGATGTTATGCAAACAGTTTCTAACCTTGATGTGGCCAAGTAGGTGTTCATCATCAAGTACTATCATATGGTGGTCCTCATCCCACAGAGCACCACTCAAATCCTTGAGCCTAACAATCTTAACCCACCTTTGCCTCCACTTTCTCAGGTGATTGTAAATCTGCTGGGTGCTCACATTAACCCTAACAAACTCAGAGACCATGAGTGCAACCTGCCTAACATGTACCTCCTTAAACCCTTTCTTAGTTTTGACCCCCTACCCCACCAAATCATGGAACCTCCTTAGCATGAACCTAGATTGGATAGGAGTCTAGTGCATAGGGCCATTGGGCTAAGGGGCTGCTTGGTTGCCATTATCAGCAGCAACTACCCCACCCTGTTCCACCACATTGTCCTCACCACCAATGTTAACAACCTGGTCAGGCATATTATCCATTTTCTATCCATAACCACCATAACATTGAACAACCAGTATGTAAGAAAAACAAATTGCATGATATGAAATACAAGTTCAACAGATCAAATAGGTAGAAAATAAATAGGTACTACATCATTGCAAAGTGCCATAGGTCTCAGTTAAAATACAAGTTCCTCCAATGCTACTAAATAGTACACACACCATGCCACTACACCCTAGAATTCCCCCTATTTTGTCACATCTGTGTAGCCCATGCCTCCCTCTATTGTGCCCAGGTACCATTGTTAGGGACATGGTCTGGTTGTGAGGCATTGTCATTGATGTTAGGAGTCCATGTGGATTCAACGGGCACATGCTCGTCCTGCCCATGCCTGAGGATCCAATTGTGAAGAATACAACAGGCAAGAACAAGCTTAACTTGGGTCTTGTATGGGTGGAAAGGCTTGTTATCCAATATCCTGAATCTATTCTTTAGAGCCCCAAAAGCCCTCTCAACTGTTACTCTAAGAGACGAATGCCTTAGATTAAAAAGATCTCTTTGATTTTGAGGTCGGTTTGAACCAAACTCCCTCAAATGGTACCTTGTGGCATGAAATGGTGGCAAAAAATCAGGCCTCACTGCATAGCCAGCATCGACAAGATATAGTTTGCCTAGAAATTAGCAGATGGGAATATGTTTTAGTAGTTTCATTTAGGATTAAGCAAAGTGTTAATGGTTTTTTGTGGTTTGGATGATACCTAGTAGCACTCTAAGGCCATCAGCTCATTCAAGAGCATTAGACAAGATAAGAGCATCATGTGCAGATCCCTCCCAACCAGCAAGCACATAGGTGAATCTGAGGTCAAAGTGCACGGCTGCCAACATATTTTGTGTGATGGTGTGCTTCCTGCCTCTAAAGGCAGCTTGCATCTTCACAGGCACTCTAGCTAATACATGAGTACCATCAATTGCTCCTATACAATCCTAAATCAACAAAATATAAGTGTAAGTGAACATTGACACTAAACTGATAATGAATGAGACATATGTATGACAAGTTATGGGTACCAACCTTGAAATAGGGGTACCACCTTCTGCTCCCAAGGATCCTAGGATGGACATTAGTAGCAGGAGGGACATTCAATTCATTCCTCAGCTCTCCTACCGCATATAACACCTTCTGGAAGAACCTACTAATTATCTCTGCGGACCTCCTGAAGGTGAGGTCAACCACCCTAAACCTCTCATTGTGAccaacaacatgcaagaacatggcTACTTGTTCTTCAACAGATGCATGTATGCTGTCAGTGACAAGCTCTGTACTACAGAAAAGGTCACAAAGTTGGAAAAAGGGGCCCTCTTCATTCTAAGAAGGTTGACACAGTGCACATCATCAGATTCATAGATGTATCTAAGGTTGTTCATCCTCTGTTTGTCCCTCTCAGCCAAGGGACCATAGGTGACTGAGCGTGAATCTTCAACTCTCCTCCTAAACTACATGAAAAACCAAGGAACCACTGCAACAACCACAGCAGCGGCAACCCTACGCCTAGCTTCAAAGGCCATGTCTACCAATAGGATGGAGGGCAACATTAGAAAGGGAGCATGCAACATGGGTGTGTACTGCTTAGCAAGCAAAAAAATCAGACAAAATGAACTATGAAAGACGCGGCTGCCACACCaaagggtgctcctccagcgtATACTATTACACAATCAACATCACTAAActctaggcactttgctcagtgtgTACAACAAAATGGGCATCAGCATGTACAAGATCTACACAAAACATGAGGTATAAACCAAATACGAAGCATCATGTACAGATCTGAGCTAGGAACAGGTAAATTAGGTATAGCATCGCACAGATCTGAGGATGTCAAACCAAGAACCCTAATTTCTTGGCATTTCAAGCAAAATCCACCAACAAATCAACAAAATCGACACTGAAGAAGGAGGGAAAGAGCGCAGGTGGCATATACCGTCAAAGCGCCGGAGGATCAAGAGAAATCCGCCGGCGAGGGTCGCCTCGGTAGGGCTACCGAGGTCGAGGGGGAGCTAGAGGGGAGTTCGCACCGGAGCTATGGCAAAAGAAGAGGCGAAGAGTGAGGGCGATAACCCTAGCCGCGACCCGCGCGCGCTTTATGGCCTGGACGGCCTCATCTCCCGCGCTCTGCGTAAATGTTCCCGCCAAGCACCGAGCAAGCCTGCACCGAGAGGGAAGTGAGGATCGAGAAGATGGCGCCGTCCGGGATGGAGGAGGGAATCTGCACGGAAGGAAACAGTAGAAAGGTGCAAGTAGGGCAACTAAACATAGACGAATGCACCAAAGGATGCAGATGTGCCATATGACGGTCCGGTTTGAGCAACTAATGACGCCCTTAGCGTCTGTGATCTTTCTGCTGTCAACTAAAGCTGAGGAAAAGAACAAAGGCTAAAAAAAAGGATGACAATGCAAACGGTTAAAACAGGAAGTGTTGACTTTCCCGTGCAACGTCACGATGGCATTGTACCCAAGAAAAATGTTTGCATATATACGTACGGCATTCGCTTGCACTTCATATTTGCAGGTCAATCCCAGCAAAAATCGACAGCGAACAGGACGTGACAGAAAAAGAGACAAAGTTACGTACACGGCTCTGCACTCTGCTACGTACACTACTACATCTCCCAATGATTTTGTGCTAATGACTCTATTGCTTTACAATGAAGACTACTGGATGTCTGGGATAAATCTCATTCGCGTCTTACCCAGATCATAGGAAGCCAGGTCTTGGCTCGTCTTCGAGGTCATCGAACTCCCACCCGCTGATCTCGTCGGCCTTGTATTCCTGCTCGAACTTGGCCAGCTCCGATTCGGACTCTGACGGCAGCCGTGTCCTGAGCTGAGCCGCGATCGGGGAGTCGCTTCTCGAATGGGGTGACGCGGACACTATCAAGGAACGGGATCGTTTCTTTTTCTCTGCCTGTTCTTTGATCTCAATTTGAAGAACTGGGCGTGGCACGGATTCGAACTCGATGCGCAGCTTGTCAATGGTGGCAAACAGATTTTTTACCTCAGGATCATCCCTTCTGCACAAACTATAGGCACAGATCTGGCAGTGTAAAGGACGGCATGCATATTATGTAGCCTGGACTCGAAAGATAGCACAAGAGGGATCTTGAAAAGCAACTACCTCGTTTTATAGTAATCCTGGTTAGAAGAATATATTGCTCTGATGCTATCAACAAAACTGAATGCAGCTACGACCTGAAATAGACGCACACATATCGAAGAATTATGTGGCACAAAAAGATACTTTCCGAGTCAGCTCATGATGCCAGCTTTAACTAAAATTTTAGTGTTCTCTTCCATTAGCAGTGTATATTTTTTTCATCAGTAAACAGGGCAAATAATCATCAACAAATCACCTTTTTCTCAGTTTGGAGATATTCTTCCTCAAGGTATTTACGAGGGTTTGATTGCTTAGACGGACCATTAGCTCCATCCTCTGCTGACACGGATCTGGTGATGAAACTAAAAATGTTCAGCCACAGGGAAGATGCTTTGAACAAATTAGACTGAAAAATGAAAACCATACCTGTCACCAAATATTTTCAAGTTATCAACAAAGGTTTTGATACAGTCAATAGAAGTGCTTAGCTCTTCCTAGAATTCCAAAAGAAAATTTCAGCAGAACAACTAATATTGCTGTGCAAAAGCTCGTAAACAGAAGGCCTCAATAGCGTATCACTTCTTCGGAAAGTAAAAGTCAAATTAAGTACCATGCATGCAGAAACATGATACTTCATCAATTTCGCAAAGCAGAGTCCACATCTATCCAATTCTTCACTGCAGTCAACATACGAGGAATGCATGTCAGCAAATATTTTGAGCCTGTAACTTCTGAGAATCATTATTAGTTATCACAATGTGTTGTTCAGGGGTTCAGGGAGAGAGCCTACTTACTTGGCCTGCTTTTCCCTTAGCTCTTCAAACAAGGACTGCAATTTCCATGTATCTTTCAAAAAGCTGATCCATGCACTGACAGTGCTTGCTTCTACTTTGCATGAAGCTATGGATCTTGAAAGTTCATCTTCCTGGGGATATGCCAGAAAATACAAAATAAACAAGTGAACTGTGCTAACACAATGCATTTCTTAAACTAGAAACTAACAAACAGAAAGTTAACCTTTGTTTTTAGGTGCAACACAATCTGATTGCTGGCTTCATCAAATTGGTCGCATTCCTCTCTAGTTTTTTTAAGCTTCACTGTAGCTACTTTCAATTTAGTATTCACCTGTAATATGAGTTTCAGAATCACTCTTAAAAACAAACCTCTCGTGTAAACATTAGCCTCTATGAATAAGTAAACCAAACCAATAAAGATGTCAGATTTTAATAGACTGCTTCACCAAAAAGCAGGTCACACTAACTTAGAATATATTTGAGATGCAGGCAATAATAACATTTCTTTTCTCAAATGGTAATAATAACATTTCTGAGAAACTGATATCATATTCACAGGTCATAGTAATAATAGCATTCATATTACCACATTATAAACTAGTGTCTTGTATCCTAAGAGGAAGAACTTATGATGGCTTATCAAAAAACAATTACTTTTATCAACTATATAGGTAACATCAATGTCCACGGCAAAATTTGTTGGTTGTCTCCACCCTGAACTGTTTAGCAAAAAAATCCCAGCAATTTTGCCACTATGTAAGTTGCTGAAATATATTGGAAGAAATATATTGAACGATAGATCTTCATGAAGGTGGAAATAGAAAGAAGAATATTGCCTTCTTCAGTTCTGCCTCAAGTTGATTCCTTTGCTCCTCAAGTCCAGAGATCTCAGCAACTAATTCCTTTTATAAAACTTAATTGATTAAGCATCAATCAGGCAGATCGCAGAAGCATAAAACCAATTGCATGGACTAAggattgaaaaaaaaatattggaACAGCTTGGATATCctgctatttttttttcttttgcaactGCTTTGATGGATATGGTATTTAAAGTTAATGTCTTCCTTTTGTTTCATTGGGAAATTATGGGGTGTTTTTTTTCTGTCAATATGGATGTAGATTAAATCCTTGTTTAACCCTCTGACATAATCATTTAgctaataaaatactatggtGGTTTGCAGATGACTCAGTCACAAGCTAGTAGCACAAAAAATACCTTTTCTATGCCACTAACTTCATTTGTTTTGGTGACCCGGAAGATAAGAGATTCTTCCTTTTGTAGCCTGCATTGTAAAGCATAGACAATCAATTCAGTTTAAGCAGAGAGTGTCATTTCAaatgttttggaaccaaataaATCAGTGGCTCTGAAATGAACAAAAATATGCA
It encodes:
- the LOC136501492 gene encoding uncharacterized protein isoform X1, with the protein product MSWLRSAVHRAVEASGGRSSLLTRTVRTSLDTVVSGVHHAGQAVAGGARLITGNRNYKSVKVAAKRLEEAALTYKGGERVQLLRRWLVALKETQRATTAVREPQLGDNPDQTAPLLAPDHMCLRALQDLYIDYESSAEPMNFFHVFLYSQALECVVLSLIREAPTEEEVSLISEVLGMCLSGGKDVHNALLSSLKDLARLFSSYSDEVLAKRDELLEFAQSAVSGLKINADIARLDNEITQLQQQINSMDALCATSTGNENKKSQTTTEGLKNAVSEVRLCSRMEELLLKKKSIHPGDSLETHFEKVDKLKVLSESLANSSAKAEKRIMENRLQKEESLIFRVTKTNEVSGIEKELVAEISGLEEQRNQLEAELKKVNTKLKVATVKLKKTREECDQFDEASNQIVLHLKTKEDELSRSIASCKVEASTVSAWISFLKDTWKLQSLFEELREKQANEELDRCGLCFAKLMKYHVSACMEELSTSIDCIKTFVDNLKIFGDRSVSAEDGANGPSKQSNPRKYLEEEYLQTEKKVVAAFSFVDSIRAIYSSNQDYYKTSLCRRDDPEVKNLFATIDKLRIEFESVPRPVLQIEIKEQAEKKKRSRSLIVSASPHSRSDSPIAAQLRTRLPSESESELAKFEQEYKADEISGWEFDDLEDEPRPGFL
- the LOC136501492 gene encoding uncharacterized protein isoform X2; protein product: MSWLRSAVHRAVEASGGRSSLLTRTVRTSLDTVVSGVHHAGQAVAGGARLITGNRNYKSVKVAAKRLEEAALTYKGGERVQLLRRWLVALKETQRATTAVREPQLGDNPDQTAPLLDLYIDYESSAEPMNFFHVFLYSQALECVVLSLIREAPTEEEVSLISEVLGMCLSGGKDVHNALLSSLKDLARLFSSYSDEVLAKRDELLEFAQSAVSGLKINADIARLDNEITQLQQQINSMDALCATSTGNENKKSQTTTEGLKNAVSEVRLCSRMEELLLKKKSIHPGDSLETHFEKVDKLKVLSESLANSSAKAEKRIMENRLQKEESLIFRVTKTNEVSGIEKELVAEISGLEEQRNQLEAELKKVNTKLKVATVKLKKTREECDQFDEASNQIVLHLKTKEDELSRSIASCKVEASTVSAWISFLKDTWKLQSLFEELREKQANEELDRCGLCFAKLMKYHVSACMEELSTSIDCIKTFVDNLKIFGDRSVSAEDGANGPSKQSNPRKYLEEEYLQTEKKVVAAFSFVDSIRAIYSSNQDYYKTSLCRRDDPEVKNLFATIDKLRIEFESVPRPVLQIEIKEQAEKKKRSRSLIVSASPHSRSDSPIAAQLRTRLPSESESELAKFEQEYKADEISGWEFDDLEDEPRPGFL